GCGCCGCAGCCATAATGGTCGACCAACCCCGCCAGGTCGGCGCCCAGGATCGAGCGGATCGTCGCCTCGGAATTCGAACTGACGATCGCCAGGCGCAGCCCCGCCGCCGACAGGCCGCGCAGCAGGTCGCCGGTGCCCGAGAACAGCGGGATCGCATGGGCCTCGGCGGCCATCATCTTCTTGCCGTGGGCGGCGACCAGCGGAACCTTCCACAGCGGCAGGCCCAGATAGTCGATGATCTCGCGGCTGGTTCGGCCGCGCAGCATGGCGATCTCGTCCTCGGTCACCGCCTTGAACTTGAAGCGCTCGGCCAGCGGCCGCACGGCGCGAATGGCCCAGGCCGTGCTGTCAGCCAGCGTGCCGTCGAAGTCGAAGATGACCAGATCGATCTGGGCGTCCATTCAGCCCCCCGAATCCACGGCGCGAGCGTACACGTCTGGCTTGAATCCCACCAGCAGTTGATCGCCCGTCGCGAGAACCGGCCGCTTGATCATCGACGGGTTGGCCAGCATCAGGTCGATGGCCTTGGCCTGGTCGATGCCGACCTTGTCGGCGTCGGGCAGTTTGCGAAACGTCGTGCCGGCCTTGTTGAGCAGGACTTCCCAGCCCACGGCCTTGCTCCACGCCTCCAGACGCGGACGATCGATGCCCACGGTCTTGTAGTCGTGGAAGGCGTAGGCGACGCCGTGACCGTCCAGCCAGTCCCGCGCCTTCCTCATCGTGTCGCAGGCCTTGATGCCGTAGATCGTCGTGGTCACGCCTGATGCTCCGTGCGCGTCAGATTCTCGAGTCTGACCAGCCTAGAGTCCGCGCGCTATCGGGCAAAACGGAAAAAGGAAGCGGGTTCGTCCCTAGGCCGCGACCTTGGCCGGCGGAGCCTTCAGCCCCCGGCTGAAGAACACCGGCAGGCACAGCAGGTAGAGCGCCGCGCCGGCCAGCCAGACCAATCCGGGGAACACGCCGCGCGAGGCGAAGTAGACCTGACTGATCAGCAGCGGGGCGATCACCGACGAGACGCCGCTCACGCTGGCCAGCACGCCCTGCAGACGCCCTTGGTGTGCTTCGCCCACTCGCGACGACAGCAAGGACTGCAAGGCCGGGCCGCCGATCCCGCCCAGGCAGAACAACGGGAACAGCAGAAAGGCCATCCAGCCTTGGGTGACCAGGGCGATCGCGACATAGGCCGCGGTGTCGGCGACGATGCCGATCGCCAGGGCCCGCTTCTCGCCCCAACGCTCGCTGACTGGCCCCGCCACGAAGGCCTGGGCCAGGGCGTGGAACAGGCCGAAGCCCGCCAGGGAGACGCCGATCGTCAAGCCGTTCCAGGCGAACTTGTCCTCGCCATACAGCACCCAGACCGTGCCGCCGACATCGCCCACGACGGCCAGGATGAGGAAGGCCGCGAGCAGCGGCAGCAGGGCCGGAAAGCTGAACGCCCAGCGCAGCGGGCCCAGGGGATTGAAGCTGGACAGCGCGATCTTGCCGCCCCTGCCCTCGTGGGATTCCGGCAGGATCAGCAACGCGACCAGGAAGTTCAGACCGTTCAAGGCCGCCGCCGCCAGGAACGGAGCCCGTACCCAGACGTCGCCCAGCAGGCCGCCTATTACTGGCCCGGCGATGAAGCCCAGGCCGAAGCAGGCGCTCATATAGCCGAAGCGCCGAGTCAGGTGCTCGGCCGGCGTGATGTCGGCGATATAGGCCGAGGCCACCGCGCCGCTGGCGCCGGTCATGCCGGCGATGGCCCGACCGACGAACAGCCACCAGAACGACGGCGCCAGGGCCAGGAACAGATAGTCGATCGCCGCCCCCGCCAGCGAGACTAGCAGCACCGGCCGTCGACCGAACCGGTCGCTAAACGCCCCCAGGATCGGCGCGCAGGCGAACTGCATCAGGGCGTACAACGCCAGGAACGCCCCGAACCGCCAGCCCAGATCGCTGGTATGGCCCACCTCGCGCAGCAGGCGCGGAATGATCGGCAGGACCAGGCCAACGCCGATCGCGTCGAGCGTCACGGTGGTCAGGATGACGCCCAGCGCCTTTTTCATCTTCGCCTCGCAAACTTTATCATCGATAAAGTCCTTATCAGCGATAAGGTCAAGACCTGTGAGGCGGAGTGCGGCATGAAGGTGGATCGGCAGCGGATCGTGGAGGTCGCCCTCGACCTGCTCAACGAAAAGGGCGTCGACGGCCTGACCACCCGGCTGATCGCCGACCGCCTGGGTGTGCAGCAACCCGCGCTCTACTGGCATTTCAAGAACAAGCGCGCCCTGCTGGACGCCATGAACGTCGAGATCCTGGCGCGCGGTCACACCCATCGCGGGCCGGCGGCCGGCGAGGATTGGCGGACCTACCTGCGCGAGAACGCCCGCAGCTTCCGGCGCGCCCTGTTGGCCTATCGCGACGGCGCGCGGGTGCATGCCGGCACCGAGGCCGATCCCGGCGACCTGGACCAGGTCGAAGCCCAGCTAGCCTTCCTCGTGGCCGATACCGGCGTGTCAGCGACCCGGGCCATGGAGCTCCTGGTCGCGGTCAGCCACTACGTGGTCGGCTGCGTGCTGGAGGAACAGGCCGACGCTCCAGAGAGTCCGGGACGCGGCGCCGAGCTCGACGCGGCCGCCCAGGGCCATCCGCTGTTGGCGGAGGCCCTGGCGCATTATCGCGGCGCCGGTCACGCCCGGCTGTTCGAGGCGGGACTGGCGCTGCTGATCGACGGCGCGGCCGCGCAGATCGCGGCGCGCTGACCGCTAGACCTTGGCGGGTTTGCTCCACAGCGCGCGGGCCCGGTGAGCGACCAGCTTGGGCTTCCGCTCGCGGGTGAAGAAGCCTTTGTGGTTCAGCGCCCCGATCCGCATGATGCTCTGCGAAGTGCGGAAGTCGGCGAAGGCCCAGGGATGGGTGCCGAAGATGAACGGATACTCGCCCAGCACCCGGATATACATCTCCACCATGTCGGCCTGGTATTCCTCGGTCCACATCTCGGGCGGCTGGGCGTGCATGCCGGCCACCGCGTCGGCGCCGAACTCCGTGAACATGATCGGCTTGTTCGGATGGCGGGCCCGCAGCTTGGCCACGTCGTTCTTCAGCGCCCCCTCGGCCAGGTCCAGCTGACCCGACAGCGAGTACCAGCCTTGGTAGGAGTTGGTGCAGATCACGTCGCCCAGGGCCTGCCAGTCCATCGAACCGCCCTGGACGCTGACGATGGTCACCGGCCGGGTGTTGTCCAGCTGGCGGGCCAGGTCGAACAGCGGCGTGAAGAATTTCAGGCCGGTCTCGTTGCCGCCGGCCGGCTCGGGATCGGTCGTATGGAAGGGCTTGATCAAAGGCTCGTTGGCCAGCGACCACAGGATCACGCAGGGGTGGTTCTTGTCGCGACGGACCAGGTCGATGATGTCCTGCCGAAGCTGCTTGGAGCGCGCTTCCTGGATCTCCGGCGGGTCGGCGAACACCAGGCTGACGGCCGGGGTCTCGTCGATCACCAGCAAGCCGTGCTCGTCGGCCAGCATCATCGCTTCTTCGCTGTAGGGATAGTGCGAGGTGCGGAAGCTGTTGCCGCCGATCCACTTCAGCAGCTCGAAGTCGCGGATGATCGAAGGAACGTCCAGGCCGCGGCCATGGATCGGAAAATCCTCGTGCTTGCCAAAGCCGCGCAGGAACACCGGCTTGCCGTTCAGCAGCAGCTTGTCGCCCTTGGCCTCGATCGTGCGCACGCCGATCTTGAAGGCGTACTCGTCGGGCGTCGCGCCGTTCTCCAGGCGGATCGTCAGGGTATAGAGGTGCGGATCCTCGGGGCTCCAAGGGCGGGCGCCCTTCAGCGTCACGACGGTCGAGCCCTTGCCGCCGCTCAGCGTCACCGAACCCTTCGCTTCGCCCTTGTCGTCGGCGATCGTCACGCTGGCCTTGCCCGACCAGGGCGCGCTGGCCTCCAGGTCGATCGACACCTTGCCGTCCAGGCTGGTCTTGACGGTCACGTCGCTGATGTGGACGTCGGGCGTGGTGAACAGCAGCACCGGGCGGTGGATGCCGGCATAGGGGAAGAAGTCGTAGGCCGTCTGCGGGAAGTGGACGGTGTGCATGTGCCAGCGGGCGGTGTCCGGCGTGGCGGGCACGCGATCCAGCTGGATCTTGTTCTCGACCAGCACGGTCAGCACGTTGTCGCCGTCCAGCGACACGGCGTCGGTGATGTCGAAGGCGAACGGCAGGTGGCCGCCGACACGGCCGCCCAGCAGCTTGCCGTTCAGCCAGACCTTGGCGGTGTAGTTGACCGAGCCGAAACGCAGATGGATGCGCTGGCCGGCCCAGCCCTTGTCGACGCGGAAGTCGGTCTCGTACCAGGCCGAGCCGACGTAGTTGCGCACGTCGTCGAAGATGTCGTTCCAGCTGGCCGGCACCGGGATCAGGCGGAAATCCTTCAGCCCCTTCTGCCAGCCTTCGGTTTCGCCCACGTCCTTGGGATCGGGACGGAAACGCCAGGTCGCGGCCAGGCTCTTGGTCGAGCGCGTGGGGCTTTCGTGCGGATAGAGAATGCTGGGAACGCCCGTGGCCGGGCCCGGCTTGGCGGCTCGGGCTTGAGCCTCGCTCACGCTGACC
The window above is part of the Caulobacter soli genome. Proteins encoded here:
- a CDS encoding HAD hydrolase-like protein, giving the protein MDAQIDLVIFDFDGTLADSTAWAIRAVRPLAERFKFKAVTEDEIAMLRGRTSREIIDYLGLPLWKVPLVAAHGKKMMAAEAHAIPLFSGTGDLLRGLSAAGLRLAIVSSNSEATIRSILGADLAGLVDHYGCGAAIFGKAAKFKAVVKAARIAKDRVLCIGDETRDIEAAREAGLACGAVDWGYATRSALVDHGPTMMFSAMDEIISRVAASNPQLGAE
- a CDS encoding ArsC family reductase, translated to MTTTIYGIKACDTMRKARDWLDGHGVAYAFHDYKTVGIDRPRLEAWSKAVGWEVLLNKAGTTFRKLPDADKVGIDQAKAIDLMLANPSMIKRPVLATGDQLLVGFKPDVYARAVDSGG
- the tet gene encoding Tet(A)/Tet(B)/Tet(C) family tetracycline efflux MFS transporter — translated: MKKALGVILTTVTLDAIGVGLVLPIIPRLLREVGHTSDLGWRFGAFLALYALMQFACAPILGAFSDRFGRRPVLLVSLAGAAIDYLFLALAPSFWWLFVGRAIAGMTGASGAVASAYIADITPAEHLTRRFGYMSACFGLGFIAGPVIGGLLGDVWVRAPFLAAAALNGLNFLVALLILPESHEGRGGKIALSSFNPLGPLRWAFSFPALLPLLAAFLILAVVGDVGGTVWVLYGEDKFAWNGLTIGVSLAGFGLFHALAQAFVAGPVSERWGEKRALAIGIVADTAAYVAIALVTQGWMAFLLFPLFCLGGIGGPALQSLLSSRVGEAHQGRLQGVLASVSGVSSVIAPLLISQVYFASRGVFPGLVWLAGAALYLLCLPVFFSRGLKAPPAKVAA
- the tetR gene encoding tetracycline resistance transcriptional repressor TetR; this translates as MKVDRQRIVEVALDLLNEKGVDGLTTRLIADRLGVQQPALYWHFKNKRALLDAMNVEILARGHTHRGPAAGEDWRTYLRENARSFRRALLAYRDGARVHAGTEADPGDLDQVEAQLAFLVADTGVSATRAMELLVAVSHYVVGCVLEEQADAPESPGRGAELDAAAQGHPLLAEALAHYRGAGHARLFEAGLALLIDGAAAQIAAR
- the uidA gene encoding beta-glucuronidase encodes the protein MSDETRNEGQTRRGLVTRRSALGVAGGLAMASAAVSVSEAQARAAKPGPATGVPSILYPHESPTRSTKSLAATWRFRPDPKDVGETEGWQKGLKDFRLIPVPASWNDIFDDVRNYVGSAWYETDFRVDKGWAGQRIHLRFGSVNYTAKVWLNGKLLGGRVGGHLPFAFDITDAVSLDGDNVLTVLVENKIQLDRVPATPDTARWHMHTVHFPQTAYDFFPYAGIHRPVLLFTTPDVHISDVTVKTSLDGKVSIDLEASAPWSGKASVTIADDKGEAKGSVTLSGGKGSTVVTLKGARPWSPEDPHLYTLTIRLENGATPDEYAFKIGVRTIEAKGDKLLLNGKPVFLRGFGKHEDFPIHGRGLDVPSIIRDFELLKWIGGNSFRTSHYPYSEEAMMLADEHGLLVIDETPAVSLVFADPPEIQEARSKQLRQDIIDLVRRDKNHPCVILWSLANEPLIKPFHTTDPEPAGGNETGLKFFTPLFDLARQLDNTRPVTIVSVQGGSMDWQALGDVICTNSYQGWYSLSGQLDLAEGALKNDVAKLRARHPNKPIMFTEFGADAVAGMHAQPPEMWTEEYQADMVEMYIRVLGEYPFIFGTHPWAFADFRTSQSIMRIGALNHKGFFTRERKPKLVAHRARALWSKPAKV